Within the Bradyrhizobium cosmicum genome, the region GCCTGCTCGCCTTCGCACGCAAGCAGCCGCTGCGACCGCGAGAGATCGACATCGCCGAGAAGGTCGTCGGCATGGAGCAGTTGTTGCGCCGGTCGCTGGGCGAGCACATCGAGTGCAGCTTCGTGTTCGGACCAGATCTGTGGTTGACCAGCGTCGATCCCGGCCAGCTGGCAACGGCCCTGCTCAACCTCGTGCTCAACGCGCGCGACGCGATGCCCGACGGTGGCAAGCTGACGGTCGAGGTCCGCAACAACTCGCTCAGTGCATCCGACCTCGACGTCAACGGCGAGCCGCGGCCAGGCGACTACGTCATGGTGGCCGTGACCGATACCGGCAGCGGCATGACCGGCGAGGTGGCAAGCCGCGCGTTCGAGCCGTTCTTCACCACCAAGGAGGTCGGCAAGGGCACCGGCCTCGGCTTGAGCATGGTCTACGGATTTGCGCAGCAATCCGGCGGGCTCGTGCAGTTGCAGTCCGAACCGGGGCAAGGCAGCGTCGTCAGGCTGTTCTTTCCTCGCATTGCAGCAACGCTGAGCGAGGATCCGCCACAAGCGGAGCGGCTCACCACCCTCGATGGAAGCGAAACCGTTCTCCTGGTCGAGGACGACGACATGGTCCGAGCCTATGTCGAGAGCGAGCTGAAGACGCTCGGCTACCGCGTCATCGCGACATCGAACGGGCCCGCAGCGCTCGACGTGCTGCGCCAGCCCGGAGATATCCATCTGCTGTTCACCGACGTCGTGATGCCCGGCGGCATGTTCGGGCCGGAGCTTGCAAGGCAAGCCCTCGTCCTGCGGCCCGGCCTCAAGGTGCTCTTCACCTCCGGCTACAGCCAAAGTCCCGTCAAGACGCCTGACGGAATCGATGCCCGCGTTCTGACGAAGCCGTTCAAGCGGCAGGACCTCGCCGCGATGCTGCGGTCCACCCTGTCGGCGCCGCCGCGATGATCAGGAACGAGACACGAGCAGAAGCGCCACGCCGAGATTGGCCGCGAACAAAACCGCGTCGACGACGAATATCCTGAGCATGGGACCTTTCAGCACGGGCCAGTAAGCCACGCCGATACGTCCGCCGCGCATCAGGACAGGCAGGTTATAGGCGAACTGGCTGAAGTGGCAGGCGGCAAAGAACAGGAACAGTGCAAGCTGCGCCTCGATCGGCTGGAAGAAGAGCGGACGCGCCGCGAGAAGATAGAGCGACAACAGTCCGATCGGCAGGTTCATCCCGCCCAGGAATGCCACGCTGGCTGCCAGCGTCGGCGCGATCGGATTGCCCCGCTCTTCACGCGGCAAAAGTATCTTCAGCGTATTGCTCTGGGCAATGCTGAACTGAATGAAGGCGCCGCCGAACCAGAGCGCATTGAGGAGCAGAACGACATCAGAAGGGCGCATGGTCATCTTCCGTAGAAAGCTTCGCTGCGCACCACACGGCCCGCGCCGTCGAAATCCATGAATTCACTGGCGCGGGCCTCGCCCAGCTGCCACCACACCGTGAGGCGCGCGATCGTCGCGTCCCAGCCCCAGCTCAGAATCTTCAGGTCGGCGCTCTTGATGTGGCCATAGGCCTTCTGCCAATAGGCGCGGATGTTCTCGGCCCCCGCGACGACCGGAGAACCGGTCAGCGTCAACGCCAAAGGACTGCGCATCTGTGCATCGTCGGCAAAATGTGCAACGACCGCGTCGATATCGACCTTGCACCAGCTTGCACGCCAGGCCGCGACGAAGCGCTCGGCGGCCTCGCGATCCATTTTCGTTGCGCTCATGACGCTGCCCTCCCCGGCTCGTTGCCGGGAAAATGGCAAAGTCGCCCTCTCATGTCAACTACATTGACATTAAGATCTGTCAGTTGCCGTCGGCGATCGTGCCCATGACCGCCATCCACGCCGCAGCGCCCGGTGCTCCGACGCGATCAAACGCCTCGCGCAGGACCTTGCGCTCGTGATCCGAGGCCTTCTGCTCGATCCGTCGTCCGGCTTCCGTCAGGCGAAGCAGCTTCGAGCGATGTTGCTCGGGTGCTCGCTTCGAGGTCAGAAGCTTGCGCTCCAGCAGCAAATTGAGCGGCCGATTGAGGGCCTGCTTGGAAATGCCGAGGACTTCGATCAGCGAGCCGATCGCGATGTCCGGGCGGCGTGCGACGACGTAGAGGATACGGTGGTGCGGACGCGACAAACCCTGCTTCGCCAGATATTCGTCGGCCTCCAGCGTCATGCCGCGCCAGCCGTAATACATGAGCTCCAGCGCAGCATCGAGATCGTGCAGCTTGGGAAGCGAGGCTCGGTGCAGCCCCGCGGCTTGGGAGGTCTTTGCCATGATCCGATTGCGTTGAAGTGAAAACCTAGCCCTTCGCCCGCAGCTCGCGCCGCAGCACCTTGCCCGTCGCCGTCATCGGCAGCGTCTCGGCGAACTCCACGAAGCGGGGATATTCGTGCGCGGCGAGTTGCACCTTGACGAACTCCTGGATCTCGCGCGCGAGTGCTGCGCCAGGGGCAAAGCCCGGGCGCAGCACGATCCAGGCCTTGATCGATTCGGTGCGGATCGGATCGGGAATGCCGACCACCGCAGCCATCGCCACCGACGGATGCTTCATCAGCGTGTGCTCGATCTCGGACGGGCCGACACGATAGCCGGCGGTAGTGATGACGTCGTCTTCGCGGCTGACGTACCAGAAATAGCCGTCCTCATCCTGCACGCCAAGATCGCCGGTCAGCAGGAACTCGCCGGCATATTTCTTCGCCGTCGCCTCGGGATTGCGCCAGTATTCGATCATCGTGCAGGGGCATGGCTGGCGCACGCCGATGATGCCACGTTGTCCTCTCGGCTGCTCTTCGCCCTTGTCGTTGACGATGCGGACATCGAAACCCGGTGTCGCCTTTCCCATCGAGCCCGGGCGGATCGGGAAAAGGTTCGAGTTGCTGCCGATCACGAGATTGCACTCGGTCTGGCCGAACACTTCATGCGCATCGATGCCGAAGGTCTCGCGCACCCAGCCGAGCAGTTCGCCGCCGAGGGATTCACCGCCGGTAAAAATGCTGCGCAGTTTCACACCGGAATGCTTTACGCCGGCCTGCCGCATCAGCTTGAGCGCGGTCGGCGGCAGGAAGACGTTGCGGACGCCGAGCTCGGCCATCATCTGCATCGCCGCCTGCGGTTCGAATTTTCGGGCGCGATGACCGACCAGCGGAATGCCGTGATACCAGAACGCGAACAGCCCGTTGACGAGGCCGCCGATCCAGGCCCAGTCCGCCGGCGTCCACATGAGATCGCCGGGGCGCGGCAGGAAGTTGTGACACATCTCCACATTCGGCAGATGGCCGAGCACGACGCGGTGCGCGTGCAGCGCGCCCTTCGGATTGCCCGTCGTGCCCGAGGTGTAAATGATCAGTGCGGGATCGTCGGCCGAGGTGTCGACCCGCGCGAAGTCGGGCGATGCGGCCTTGACTGCATCCCAGAATGATTTCGTCCCCGCCGGCGCGCTTTCGCCGACGACATAGACGTTCTTCAGGTCCGGCAGGCGATCACGGATTTTTGCCAGTTTCTCCCAGCCCGCTTCGTCGGTAACGATCGCCTTGGCCTGCGAGTTCGAAAGACGGAATTCCAGCGCGTCTTCACCGAACAATGCGAACAGCGGAATCGAAATCATCGCCGAACGGAGCGCCGCCATGTGCGCGACCGGCAATTCCAGCGATTGCGACAGGAATACCGCAACGCGGTCGCCGCGCGCAAGGCCGTCGGCCTTCAGGACATTGGCGAAGCGGCGCGACATCTCCGCGACCTCGTCGAAGGAAGTGCGCATGGTAGCGCCGTTCTCGTCGACATAGACCAGCGCGAGGCGGCCGGTCCCGTCGGCATGGCGGTCGCAGCACGCCTCCGCCATGTTGAAGCGCGCCGGGACGTCCCAGCGGAAATTGCGGTAGAGTTCGTCGTAGGTGGCGGCTTCGGTGAGCATGGTCGTTTCCCGGCAGCGGCGTCATGGCCGGGCTTGTCCCGGCCATTCACGTTCTTGTTTGGCCCTGAGTTTAAGGGCGTGGATGACCGGGACAAGCCCGGGCATGACGGAGAGAGCGTTTCACCGCACCGTCGCGAAGAACTTCCTGACATCGCGCACGAACAGCTCCGGCTGCTCGAATGCGGCGAAATGACCGCCCTTCTCCATCTCGCTCCAATGCGTGATCTTGGAGAAGTTCGGCTCCATCCAGCGCCGCACCGGCGTGATGATCTCCTTGGGGAACACTGCAACGCCTGTGGGCACGTTGACCTTCGGCGTCGTCCGGCGCTTGCCGAAGCTCTCCCAATACAGCCGCGCCGATGACGTCGCCGTCTCCGTCGCCCAATAGAGCATGACGTTGTCGAGCAGTTCGTCCTTGCTGAAGATGTTCTCGGGATGGCCGTCGCAATCGGTCCAGGCCCAGAATTTTTCCAGGATCCAGGCCGCCTGCCCGCTCGGCGAATCCGTCAGGCCATAGCCAAGTGTCTGCGGCCGCGTCGATTGCTGTTTTGAATAGCCGGAATCGAGATCGACATAGTGCTTGAGGCCGGCGAGCGCGCGCTTCTCCTCCGGCGTCGGCTCGCCCTCGACCTTCGGCGCGGCGTTGAAGGCGAGCGTGATGTGGATGCCGGCGCAGTGCTCCGGGTCCTGCCCGCCGAGCGAGGTCGTCACCGCCGAACCCCAGTCGCCGCCTTGCGCGCCGTAACGTGCGTAGCCGAGACGGTCCATCAGCCCGGCCCAGGTTGCAGCGATGCGATCGACGCCCCAGCCGGTGGTCTTGGGTTTGGCCGAGAAGCCGAAGCCCGGCAGCGACGGGCAGACAACGTGGAAGGCATCCGCGGGATCGCCGCCATGCGCGGCGGGATCGACCAGCGGCGCGATCACTTTCTGGAATTCGACGATCGAGCCGGGCCAGCCATGGGTGATGATCAGCGGCAGTGCCGACGGTTCTTTCGAGCGCACATGCAGGAAGTGGATGTCAAGCCCGTCGATCTCGGTGGTGAACTGGTCGAAGCGATTGAGCTTCGCCTCGCGGGCGCGCCAGTCATAGTCGTTCGCCCAATAGCCGCAAATCTCCTTGATCCACTTCAGCGGCGCGCCCTGGCTCCAGTCATCGACCAGTTCGGCCTCGGGCCAGCGCGTGCGGGCAAGACGCGATTTGAGATCGGTGAGGATGTCCTCGCTGATGGCGATGCGGAACGGCTTGATGGCGGTCATCGGTTGCCTCCCCTTGTTCTTTTTGTCATTCCGGGGCGCGCGAAGCGCGAGCCCGGAATCCCTTAAGCAAGGGATTCAGCGGCGCGATGGATTCCGGGTCCGACGCTTTCGCGTCGCCCCGGAATGACGACCTAGCCCGTCAGCGCAGCCTTCACCAAGCCGCTGGCCTTGCCGAAATCCATCTGCCCGGCGTATTTCGCCCGCAACATTGCGATCACCTTGCCCATGTCCTTCATGCCGGCGGCGCCCGTCTCGCCGATCGCATCGGCGATCGCTTTCTTGACCTCGTCATCCGACATCTGCTTCGGCAGGTACGCCGAGATCACCGCGATCTCCTCGCGCTCTTGCGCGGCGAGCTCGGCGCGGCCGCCCTTTTCGTAGAGTGCGACCGACTCCTGGCGCTGCTTGATCATCTTCTGAAAGACGCCAAGCAGGTCGGCATCGGAGAGCGGCGGCTTGCCGTTGCCGCGGGCTTCGATGTCGGCGTTCTTGATGGTGGAGTTGACCATGCGCAGCGTGGAGAGCTTACGCTCGTCCTTGGCCTTCATGGCCTCCTTGACCGCATTGTTGATGTCGTCGCGCAGCATGATCGTGATCCCTTCGCATATCCGAGGCCTGATCTAGGCCGTTCGCGCCCCTGAGACAACCTGGGTTTGAAGCCATTCGGCCAGCGCCCGCGCCGTCGCCTCGGGCTGCTCCGGCTGCGGCAGATGCCCGCAACGGTCGAGGATCACCAGCCTCGCGCCCGCAATGCCCTCCGCCATCTCCTTCGAGAATGCATTGGGAATGGTGTTGTCCTGATCGCCCGTCAGCACCAGCGTCGGGCATTTGATCGTCGCCAGCGTGGGCCGCGAGTCGACGCGGGCGATGATCGCGGTCTGTTGCCGGAGATAGCCTTCCACGCCGACATCCTCGCCCTGCTCGTCTACCAGCCGGCGAATGCCGGAATCGTCGCGGCGCGAGGGATGCACCAGTTCGGGAAACATCTCCTCGCGTGCCGCGCGCAGCTCGCCGCGTCTCGCCCGCTCCATCAGGCCGCGGCGGCGCGCGGTCGCCTCAGGCGTATCAGGCCGCGCCTGGGTGTTGATGAGCGCGAGCTTGACGACCCGCTCGGGCGCCTGGCGCATGATCTCGAGCGCGATGTAGCCGCCCATGGAATGGCCGGCGAGCGCGAAGCGCGGCGGCGCCTCGCTCAGGACCCGGCGGGCGATCGCCGCCATGCTGTCGTCGCGGATATGATTGGCGACCATCACCGGGCCGAACCGCCACAGCACCGGGATCACCGGGGCATAAATCCGGGCCGAGGACGCCAGCCCCGGAACCAGCAGGATGGGGACGGTCTGGTCCATTATTGCCTCGCAAGCCCCAGGATTTGCCGGAAATTATTCCCGGCAAGCTTAAGTACCTGAGACCACCTGTCAAATATGCAAAAACGCATGTGAATCGGCGCATCTGCGCTTTGACGGCGGCGCTCGCGGAGACTATGAAGCGGGCTCATGACACAACATGAAAACGATACCGCCTGGCCGGACCATAAACCGACCGCGCTCCTTGTGCTCGCCGATGGCACGGTGCTCGAAGGCTTTGGTCTTGGCGCCGAAGGCCATGCCGTGGGTGAAGTCTGCTTCAACACGGCGATGACCGGCTATGAGGAGATCCTCACCGATCCCTCCTATGCCGGGCAGCTCATCACCTTCACCTTCCCGCATATCGGCAATGTCGGCACCAACGACGAAGATATCGAGACGGTGAACATGGCCGCGACGCCCGGTGCGCGCGGCGTGATCCTGCGCACCGCGATCACCGACCCTTCGAACTACCGCGCTACCAAGCATCTCGACGCCTGGCTCAAGGCGCGCGGCATCATCGGCCTGTCCGGCATCGACACCCGCGCGCTGACCGCGCTGATCCGCAGCAAGGGCATGCCCAATGCCGTGATCGTGCATTCCAGGACCGGCGAGTTCGACCTTCATGGTCTGAAGGAAGAAGCCCGCGAATGGCCGGGCCTCGAGGGCATGGACCTCGTGCCTATGGTCACCTCCGGCCAGCGCTTCACCTGGGACGAGACGCCCTGGCTGTGGGACAAGGGATTTGGCCGGCAGGACAAGCCGGAGTTCAACGTCGTCGCCATCGACTATGGCATCAAGCGCAACATTCTGCGCCTTCTCGCCGGCGTCGGCTGCAAGGTGACGGTGGTGCCGGCGACGACCTCGTCGGAGGAGATTCTGGCGATGAAGCCGGACGGCGTGTTCCTGTCGAACGGCCCGGGCGATCCGGCCGCGACCGGCAAATACGCCGTGCCTGTCATCCAGGACGTGATCAAGTCGGGCACGCCGACATTCGGGATCTGCCTCGGTCACCAGATGCTCGGCCTCGCCGTTGGCGCGAAGACGAAGAAGATGCATCAGGGCCATCACGGCGCCAATCATCCCGTGAAGGACGAGACCACCGGCAAGGTCGAGATCACCTCGATGAACCACGGCTTTGCGGTGGACGAGAACACGCTGCCGAAGGGCGCGACGCAGACCCACATCTCGCTGTTCGACGGGTCCAATTGCGGCATCCAGCTCGACGGCAAGCCCGTGTTCTCGGTGCAGTACCACCCCGAGGCTTCGCCCGGCCCGCGCGACTCTCACTATCTGTTCCAGCGCTTCGCCGATCTGATGCGGCAGAAGAAGAGCGCGTAAGTCCAAAAGACGCCGGCGGACGAGACCGCCGGCTATCCGTCACGGACGCATGAACATGAAGTCCGTGTCGGGATCGCAATTCTCGGCGATGAAGCGCAGCTCCGCCTGGATGTCGGCAACCGATCTCGTCTCGAGATATTTCGAAATCACGAGGCTGAGCAGGGCGCGGCAGACCGCTTCGTGTCCGAGGCCGGCCGTCTCGGCCTCGTCGACGGCGGCGGAAAAATGACGCTGCGCAACGTCGGATGCGTACATGGCGGTCCCCCTCTTCGATCCGGGTTGCGTGCCCCTGAATAGCCGCCTGCGCCTTGATCTCCGTCAAGCCGGCGTGCGGACTGGTGCCAGGAACAAGGGGGCCTGTGCCGTCTTGAGTCCCGGTCGATTGCTACCGGAGCCCTGTCATGTCCGTCGTCCGCGACAAGGCCGAGCCGCTCGCCATCTCGTTTGAGGATGACGGGCTCGTGCCGAACAACGTTCTCCCCTTCCTGGTCTACCAGGGCGCGGTGACGCTCGATCCAAAACGTCCTGAAGAGACCGTCGAAGACCTGTTTGGCGTTAACGGCTGGGGCGGAATGTGGCGCAACGGCGTCTACGATTATCTGCATTATCATGCGACCGTGCATGAGGCGCTTGGCGTCGCACGCGGCCGCGCTCGCGTGCGCTTTGGCGGCAATCGCGGCCAGGAGCTGGAAATTTCCGCCGGCGACGTCGCGATCCTGCCCGCCGGCACCGGGCACCAGCTCGTGTCCGCGGCCAAGGATTTCTGCGTGGTCGGCGCCTATCCGCCCGGCTCGAGAATGCAGATCACGCGCCCGACGCCGGAGAACCACGCGAAGGCGTTGAAGACGATTCCTGCAGTGAGGCTGCCGGAGACCGATCCAGTGACGGGGGCCAACGGTGCCCTGGTCAGATTGTGGCGGCGCGGCTGACCGTGCGGCCGAACGGCTCAATGCCGTGCGATGCCCGAAACTGTTGCGAGAAACAAGCTTAACCACACGCATCGCGCGACGGAATGGCGTCACGAATCAAATGACCACCATCACTGTCCCTCGTTTCCCGCTCGTGCTAAAGTAGCACCCTGGAGTTCGCTCTCCTGCCGCTGGCCCGACATTTGATTCCGGCGGCGTCTCGATCCTGCAGACGCCAAGTGGCGTTCATTGCCGCAGGTCTTCTTGCATACGCGACGTCTCTCGCGCGGCTGCGCGAACGCTTCGAAGTCGAAAACCTCCAACATGACGAAGATGAGGCCTCAACCACGACCGTACACATCAGATTAGGAGAATTGGATATGTTCCGGGAAATTCTGACCCTGACAATGTCTATTTGCCTGGGCGCGGCAGCCATGCCCGCCGCGCTCGCCCAAGGGGCGCAAGCAATCACAGAGCAGGAGGCGCACGCGATCGCGGTGGACGCCTATGTCTATTTCTACCCCATCATAACCATGGACGTGTCGCGGAAGCAGTTCACCAACGGAACAACCGATTTCAAGGGGCCGATGAACACCTTCGTCAACGTGCCCGAGTACCCGCCGGCAGATTTCAAAGGTGTCGTGCGCTCCAACTTCGATACTTTGTATTCGGTTTCCTGGGTGGACATGACCAAGGAGCCCGTCGTCATCTCTGTTCCCGATACCGACGGGCGATATTACCTGCTGCTAATGCTCGATATGTGGACCGATGTCTTTGCATCGCCGGGCTGGCGGACGACGGGCAGCCAAGCGGGGACTTTCCTGATGACGCCCGCTGGATGGAGGCCGGATTTGCGCGACAGGTTTGCGGAGGAGTTCAAGCTTCCGAAGAACACGCAGCGGATCGAAGTACCTACGCCGTATGTCTGGGTGATCGGCCGCACCAAGACGGACGGACCGGCAGACTACGATGCCGTTCACAAGA harbors:
- a CDS encoding YybH family protein, with protein sequence MSATKMDREAAERFVAAWRASWCKVDIDAVVAHFADDAQMRSPLALTLTGSPVVAGAENIRAYWQKAYGHIKSADLKILSWGWDATIARLTVWWQLGEARASEFMDFDGAGRVVRSEAFYGR
- a CDS encoding MarR family transcriptional regulator, which produces MAKTSQAAGLHRASLPKLHDLDAALELMYYGWRGMTLEADEYLAKQGLSRPHHRILYVVARRPDIAIGSLIEVLGISKQALNRPLNLLLERKLLTSKRAPEQHRSKLLRLTEAGRRIEQKASDHERKVLREAFDRVGAPGAAAWMAVMGTIADGN
- a CDS encoding acyl-CoA synthetase — its product is MLTEAATYDELYRNFRWDVPARFNMAEACCDRHADGTGRLALVYVDENGATMRTSFDEVAEMSRRFANVLKADGLARGDRVAVFLSQSLELPVAHMAALRSAMISIPLFALFGEDALEFRLSNSQAKAIVTDEAGWEKLAKIRDRLPDLKNVYVVGESAPAGTKSFWDAVKAASPDFARVDTSADDPALIIYTSGTTGNPKGALHAHRVVLGHLPNVEMCHNFLPRPGDLMWTPADWAWIGGLVNGLFAFWYHGIPLVGHRARKFEPQAAMQMMAELGVRNVFLPPTALKLMRQAGVKHSGVKLRSIFTGGESLGGELLGWVRETFGIDAHEVFGQTECNLVIGSNSNLFPIRPGSMGKATPGFDVRIVNDKGEEQPRGQRGIIGVRQPCPCTMIEYWRNPEATAKKYAGEFLLTGDLGVQDEDGYFWYVSREDDVITTAGYRVGPSEIEHTLMKHPSVAMAAVVGIPDPIRTESIKAWIVLRPGFAPGAALAREIQEFVKVQLAAHEYPRFVEFAETLPMTATGKVLRRELRAKG
- a CDS encoding epoxide hydrolase family protein, translating into MTAIKPFRIAISEDILTDLKSRLARTRWPEAELVDDWSQGAPLKWIKEICGYWANDYDWRAREAKLNRFDQFTTEIDGLDIHFLHVRSKEPSALPLIITHGWPGSIVEFQKVIAPLVDPAAHGGDPADAFHVVCPSLPGFGFSAKPKTTGWGVDRIAATWAGLMDRLGYARYGAQGGDWGSAVTTSLGGQDPEHCAGIHITLAFNAAPKVEGEPTPEEKRALAGLKHYVDLDSGYSKQQSTRPQTLGYGLTDSPSGQAAWILEKFWAWTDCDGHPENIFSKDELLDNVMLYWATETATSSARLYWESFGKRRTTPKVNVPTGVAVFPKEIITPVRRWMEPNFSKITHWSEMEKGGHFAAFEQPELFVRDVRKFFATVR
- a CDS encoding GatB/YqeY domain-containing protein, with translation MLRDDINNAVKEAMKAKDERKLSTLRMVNSTIKNADIEARGNGKPPLSDADLLGVFQKMIKQRQESVALYEKGGRAELAAQEREEIAVISAYLPKQMSDDEVKKAIADAIGETGAAGMKDMGKVIAMLRAKYAGQMDFGKASGLVKAALTG
- a CDS encoding alpha/beta fold hydrolase; its protein translation is MDQTVPILLVPGLASSARIYAPVIPVLWRFGPVMVANHIRDDSMAAIARRVLSEAPPRFALAGHSMGGYIALEIMRQAPERVVKLALINTQARPDTPEATARRRGLMERARRGELRAAREEMFPELVHPSRRDDSGIRRLVDEQGEDVGVEGYLRQQTAIIARVDSRPTLATIKCPTLVLTGDQDNTIPNAFSKEMAEGIAGARLVILDRCGHLPQPEQPEATARALAEWLQTQVVSGARTA
- the carA gene encoding glutamine-hydrolyzing carbamoyl-phosphate synthase small subunit → MTQHENDTAWPDHKPTALLVLADGTVLEGFGLGAEGHAVGEVCFNTAMTGYEEILTDPSYAGQLITFTFPHIGNVGTNDEDIETVNMAATPGARGVILRTAITDPSNYRATKHLDAWLKARGIIGLSGIDTRALTALIRSKGMPNAVIVHSRTGEFDLHGLKEEAREWPGLEGMDLVPMVTSGQRFTWDETPWLWDKGFGRQDKPEFNVVAIDYGIKRNILRLLAGVGCKVTVVPATTSSEEILAMKPDGVFLSNGPGDPAATGKYAVPVIQDVIKSGTPTFGICLGHQMLGLAVGAKTKKMHQGHHGANHPVKDETTGKVEITSMNHGFAVDENTLPKGATQTHISLFDGSNCGIQLDGKPVFSVQYHPEASPGPRDSHYLFQRFADLMRQKKSA
- a CDS encoding cupin domain-containing protein is translated as MSVVRDKAEPLAISFEDDGLVPNNVLPFLVYQGAVTLDPKRPEETVEDLFGVNGWGGMWRNGVYDYLHYHATVHEALGVARGRARVRFGGNRGQELEISAGDVAILPAGTGHQLVSAAKDFCVVGAYPPGSRMQITRPTPENHAKALKTIPAVRLPETDPVTGANGALVRLWRRG